CGACCGGAGGGAACTCAAGGAATGGTTCTCAGAGGTCTGGAACGACGCAAATTTAGTTAAGGATGTGAAGCAGGATGTATTGCTGTATCTGCGGAAGCTCTACGCAAACCAGTCGCCGAGGTTCATCTACTACCTCACGCTGTTCCACCTCTTCCGTGATTATCTTGATGGCACTCGCGACCTAGACGACAACCTCCGCCGGGTTGCGCTTCCCGACACCGATATTTGGCGAACGCTCTTTTCTTTCCAGAAGGACGGCGCCAAAGCCGCCATCAACAAGATTCTCAATTACAACGGCTGCATTCTCGCGGACAGCGTGGGCTTAGGAAAAACCTACACCGCCCTGGCTGTCATCAAGTATTTCGAATTGCGAAATGAGCGGGTTCTAGTCCTTTGTCCAAAGAAATTAAGTCGCAACTGGACCATTTACCGCAATCCAAGTTCTCTGAATCCGTTCTCCGAAGATAAGTTTCGTTATGACGTTCTTCATCATACTGACCTCTCGCGAAAATCAGGTAGCGTCAATGGCCTCCTTTTGGACTCCCTCAATTGGGGTGCTTACGACCTCGTCGTGATCGACGAGTCCCACAACTTCCGGAACAATAAACTCGCAACTCAGCGCTCAGCAGACACGGAAGAACGCAAGAGCCGGTACCAGTGGCTTATGGAAGACATTGTCTCCGCTGGTGTGAAGACGAAGGTGCTGCTGCTCTCGGCCACGCCGGTGAATAACCAGTTGGCCGACCTTCGTAACCAGATTTCCTTCATCGCGGGAGGGGATGTGGCCCGCAATGATTCAGCAGACGCAGCATTTGCCGAGAAGCTCAACATCTCGTCAGTAAAGGAGACTTCTCGACAAGCGCAAACGCATTTCACTAACTGGGCCAAAAAACAGCCAGGTCAACGCAAGACTCGCGATCTCATTGCGGCGATCGGCGGAGATTTCTTCAAGCTACTTGACGGCCTCAGTATCGCCCGGTCACGGAGTCAAGTCGCCACCTATTACGCAGGCGAAATGAAAGCGTTGGGAGGGTTCCCAAAACGTCCAGCGCCAAAAGCCATTCATGCTCCAATCGACTTGGAACGACGATTCCTTTCCTTTGAACAGCTTGATACGGAAATCAGCGGTCTCAGGCTAGCCTTGTACCATCCCACTAGCTTTCTCCGGTATGACCTGCAGCCGACAGTCCGCGCAGCCTACGACAACAAGATACTCGGAGGATTCACCCAGGAGGGCCGCGAGCGCATCCTCATCGCCATGATGAAGGTTAACTTTCTCAAACGCCTCGAAAGCTCTGTGGACTCCTTCCGCCTGACGCTCCAGCGCACCATCGAGAAGATTGATCGGCTTGAAGAACGCATCATCGCATTTGAGAAACATCTCGATGACAATCCTGACCTGGACTATGAATCACTGACACCTGATCAGTTCGAAGACCCTGATTTTGACGAAGAGGACTTCACGATCGGCGGTCGCCGCCGCATTCATCTTGCCCATCTCAAGTTGCCGGAATGGCTTAAAGCGGTCCGGACAGACCGTACCCAGCTTCAGTACCTGTTAGAGAAAACTCAGTCTGTCAATGCCAGACGTGATGGAAAGCTTGCTGAACTGAAAAACTTCATAGAAGAGAAGGTTCGCCGCCCGACTATCAACCGTGATGGCAAAGCCAACCGGAAAGTACTCGTCTTCACAGCGTTTGCTGACACAGCCCGCTATCTCCATGAACATCTCGACCCGTGGGCACGCAAGGAGCTCAAGATTCATACTGCCCTTGTTTGCGGCGACGGAGGAAACGCTGCCTCATTAGGCCGCACCGATTACGATGAGATCCTCACAAATTTTTCCCCAATGGCCAAACGCCGGGCTGATCAGGCTGCTCGCTTCCCGAACCAGCAAGAGGAGATCGATCTGCTTATTGCGACGGATTGCATCAGCGAGGGGCAGAATCTCCAGGACTGCGACCTGCTCATCAACTACGATATTCACTGGAATCCCGTTCGTATCATCCAGCGATTCGGACGTATCGACCGTATTGGCTCGCGCAATGACTCGGTGCAACTTGTCAATTTCTGGCCTGTTGCCGACCTCGATCACTATCTCGGGGTCAAGCTTCGGGTGGAAGCTCGCATGGCGCTTGTCGATCTAGCTGCCACCCAAACCGACAACCTTCTTGATCCGGGACAGCTTGAAGACCTCATTAAGGAGGATCTGCTGTTTCGAGATCGCCAGCTGAAGAGGTTTAAGGACGAGATTCTCGATCTTGAAGACTTGGATGAGTCCGTGTCACTCACCGATTTCTCGCTGGATGAGTTCCGCCTGGATCTACTGCGATATCTGGAGGCAAACCGTGCCGAGCTTGAGGAGGCGAGCGAAGGGCTCTATGCAGTCGTGCCACAAAAGTCCGACTTGTTTGTATCTGCACGACCTGGTGCCCTCTTTCTCCTGCGACACCGCTCCACGGCGCAGAAGTCACTCGACTCGTCAGGTAAGCCCACAGACTCTAGCAAACTCAATCCGCTCGCACCGTATTATCTTGTGTATGCTCACGATGACGGCACTGTCCGTTTCAGCTTCGCTCAGCCCAAGGAATCTATGCTCCTCCTGCGCGATCTTGCTGCAGGAGAGGCTACTGCTTTCGAGAAGCTCTGCGACCTGTTCGACCAACGAACGAAGGATGGCGAGGATATGAGCCTCTACGATAGCCTCCTTCGGAAAGTGCTCGCTTCAATTGAGCACACCTTCCATCGGCGTGCTGCGGCCTCGTTACTGTCCAGTCGCGGTGCTCTGTTGCCTACGACTGCGGAAGTGCCAAAGTCCAAGGGTGGTGATTTCGACCTTGTCACATGGCTAGTTATCATGGAGCCCCGATAGCACCATGCCCACTGAGACCGAACGCCGCGAAAAGATTGTCGCAGTCCTTAGTGCTTTCACCCATCAACCGCTCCGCGAAGTCGCCACCAATTTCTTGGCCACGCTAGGCTATCGTTCCGACCGCACGCTCGATCTCGGGGACTCCAGTCCACAGAAATTCCTCGAGTTGGTGCGTTCTCACGCGGGCGCTGGTGGCTTCAGCGAATTTAAAACCATTTTTTCTGATTGGATATCCGCCGATCTTCTGTTCCAGCTTACGGACGAGGAATTGTCCCGCCACGCCAGCTTGTTCAAGGACACGGCTGTAAATCCTGGGCTTCTCCGCTCCTATGTGTTCTTTGCCATTGAGCTCAAGGGAGGAGACTATACTCGCGGTAAGCTTACCGGCATTGCCCGCGAGATCAACCGAGTTTTCCCTATGCCTGTCATGGTGCTCATCAAGCACCTCAAGGACAAGGAGCCCGTCCTCTCCGTCACGGTCATAAATCGCCGCCAACATAAACGCGACACTGCGAAAGATGTTCTCGGCAAGGTCACCATCATCCGCGACATCAGGCTCACTCAGCCTCATCGTGGCCATGTCGATATCCTCGCCTCGTTCGCCCTTCCCAATCTCGTCCATCCTCAGCGGCTGCCGATAGATTGCTTCGATAACCTCTATGCGGCTTGGGAGGAGATCTTCAACATCGAGTTGCTGAACAAGCGCTTTTACCGAGAATTGGCCAATTGGTACTTTTGGGCCCTCCCACAGGTCGATTTCCCTGCTGATACCGAAAAAGACGACGAGAAACGCCGGGCCACTTCGCTCATCCGTCTGCTCACTAGGCTCATCTTTTGCTGGTTCCTGAAGGAAAAGGGCCTAATCGCCGAGAAGCTTTTTGTCGAGGCTGAGTTGAAGCCCATCTTGAAAGACCTCGCTAGCGATGCCAACACATACCACCAGGCTATCTTACAGAACCTTTTTTTCGCCACACTCAATCAACGTATGGGCAAGGATAAGAATGGACAACCCTACCGCACCTTCGCCCGAGACGAGGGTTTTCTAAAAAACCGCACGACTTACGGTGTGGATACTCTGTATCGCTACGAGGAACATTTCCGCGATCCCAGCACCGCCCTCGACCACTTTGCGGATGTGCCCTTCCTTAACGGTGGCCTCTTCGAGTGTCTC
This portion of the Nitrospira sp. genome encodes:
- a CDS encoding helicase-related protein; translation: MTTKPDTGIRDNHNRGTVADFLRTKIQRDSRLSVVSAYFTIYAYDALKGILDHIEHLDFLFGEPTFVNRLDPSKTEKKAFIIDADGLELGNKLQQKRAAKECADWIEHKVDIKTIKQSNLLHGKMYHVSTGGVEDAILGSSNFTVRGLGLGNGDNNIELNLVVDSNRDRRELKEWFSEVWNDANLVKDVKQDVLLYLRKLYANQSPRFIYYLTLFHLFRDYLDGTRDLDDNLRRVALPDTDIWRTLFSFQKDGAKAAINKILNYNGCILADSVGLGKTYTALAVIKYFELRNERVLVLCPKKLSRNWTIYRNPSSLNPFSEDKFRYDVLHHTDLSRKSGSVNGLLLDSLNWGAYDLVVIDESHNFRNNKLATQRSADTEERKSRYQWLMEDIVSAGVKTKVLLLSATPVNNQLADLRNQISFIAGGDVARNDSADAAFAEKLNISSVKETSRQAQTHFTNWAKKQPGQRKTRDLIAAIGGDFFKLLDGLSIARSRSQVATYYAGEMKALGGFPKRPAPKAIHAPIDLERRFLSFEQLDTEISGLRLALYHPTSFLRYDLQPTVRAAYDNKILGGFTQEGRERILIAMMKVNFLKRLESSVDSFRLTLQRTIEKIDRLEERIIAFEKHLDDNPDLDYESLTPDQFEDPDFDEEDFTIGGRRRIHLAHLKLPEWLKAVRTDRTQLQYLLEKTQSVNARRDGKLAELKNFIEEKVRRPTINRDGKANRKVLVFTAFADTARYLHEHLDPWARKELKIHTALVCGDGGNAASLGRTDYDEILTNFSPMAKRRADQAARFPNQQEEIDLLIATDCISEGQNLQDCDLLINYDIHWNPVRIIQRFGRIDRIGSRNDSVQLVNFWPVADLDHYLGVKLRVEARMALVDLAATQTDNLLDPGQLEDLIKEDLLFRDRQLKRFKDEILDLEDLDESVSLTDFSLDEFRLDLLRYLEANRAELEEASEGLYAVVPQKSDLFVSARPGALFLLRHRSTAQKSLDSSGKPTDSSKLNPLAPYYLVYAHDDGTVRFSFAQPKESMLLLRDLAAGEATAFEKLCDLFDQRTKDGEDMSLYDSLLRKVLASIEHTFHRRAAASLLSSRGALLPTTAEVPKSKGGDFDLVTWLVIMEPR